In Xenorhabdus nematophila ATCC 19061, one DNA window encodes the following:
- a CDS encoding ATP-dependent DNA helicase, with protein MSDDFAKNGVLAKAIPGFKPRDAQREMSSAITTAIKKQQQLVVEAGTGTGKTFAYLVPALRSGKKVIISTGSKALQDQLYNRDLPTMVDALGFAGNLALLKGRSNYLCIERLEQQSISHSQLEPEALADVITLKHWSAQTEEGDISTCHKVAEDSMVWSLVTSTNDNCLGSDCPSYQECFVLKARRKAMEADVVVVNHHLFMADMVVKDTGFGELIPQADVVIFDEAHQLPDIASQYFGQQLSSRQLMDLSRDIIMAYRTEVRDQAQLQKSADRLSQSAQDFRLSLGENSYRGNLREALQQQQIQRALVRLDDALELCYDVMKLSLGRSAMLDAAFERATIYRNRLKRLIDVTVPNYSYRFESYGRHFLLALTPLSVSDKFSEMIRDKSGCWVFTSATLSVNEQLDHFTERLGLKQAQTLLLPSPFDYERQMLLCVPRHLPSPNQHGGEKWLARMLKPLIESNKGRCFFLCTSHQMVRGLAEEFRASMTLPVLVQGETSKGQLLSQFISAGNALLVATGSFWEGVDVRGDALSCVIIDKLPFTAPDDPLLKARIEDCQLKGGDAFNEVQLPDAVISLKQGIGRLIRDIDDYGVVVICDNRLVMRPYGEVFLNSLPPALRTRDLSKAITFLKSRPS; from the coding sequence GTGTCAGACGATTTTGCGAAAAATGGCGTTCTCGCTAAAGCTATACCGGGTTTTAAACCACGTGATGCTCAGCGGGAAATGTCTTCAGCTATTACAACTGCTATTAAAAAACAGCAGCAATTGGTTGTGGAAGCGGGGACGGGAACCGGTAAAACATTTGCTTATCTGGTGCCAGCTCTGCGTTCTGGTAAAAAGGTGATCATTTCCACCGGTTCTAAAGCGTTGCAGGATCAGCTCTATAACCGTGATCTCCCGACTATGGTTGATGCCTTGGGTTTTGCCGGTAACCTCGCGCTGTTAAAAGGGCGTTCAAATTACTTGTGTATCGAACGCCTGGAACAACAGTCAATCAGTCATTCTCAGTTGGAGCCTGAGGCATTGGCTGATGTGATCACATTGAAGCATTGGTCAGCCCAAACGGAAGAGGGGGATATCAGTACTTGTCACAAAGTGGCTGAAGACAGCATGGTCTGGTCGTTGGTCACGAGCACTAATGATAATTGTCTTGGCAGTGATTGTCCGAGTTATCAGGAATGTTTTGTTCTGAAAGCCCGTCGTAAGGCGATGGAAGCCGATGTGGTGGTTGTCAATCATCATCTGTTTATGGCAGATATGGTGGTTAAGGATACCGGATTTGGTGAATTAATCCCGCAGGCAGATGTGGTGATCTTTGATGAGGCCCATCAACTTCCCGATATTGCCAGCCAATATTTTGGTCAGCAACTGAGTAGCCGCCAATTGATGGATTTATCACGGGATATCATCATGGCTTATCGTACGGAAGTACGGGATCAGGCTCAGTTGCAAAAAAGTGCTGACCGCCTCAGCCAGAGTGCACAGGATTTTCGTTTGTCATTAGGCGAAAATAGTTATCGGGGAAATCTGCGTGAAGCTTTGCAGCAGCAACAGATCCAGCGGGCATTGGTCCGTTTGGATGATGCCCTGGAGTTGTGTTATGACGTCATGAAACTCTCCTTAGGGCGTTCAGCGATGCTGGATGCCGCTTTTGAACGGGCAACAATTTACCGTAACCGCCTTAAGCGTCTGATTGATGTCACTGTTCCCAATTACAGTTATCGGTTCGAGAGTTATGGGCGGCATTTTCTGCTGGCCCTGACACCACTGTCTGTTTCCGATAAATTCAGTGAGATGATCCGCGATAAATCAGGTTGCTGGGTTTTTACGTCGGCAACGCTGTCCGTTAATGAACAACTTGACCATTTCACAGAACGTTTAGGACTGAAACAAGCTCAGACATTGCTTTTACCCAGCCCCTTTGATTATGAACGGCAGATGCTTTTGTGTGTCCCGCGTCATTTACCATCACCAAATCAGCATGGTGGAGAAAAATGGTTAGCACGCATGTTGAAGCCGTTGATTGAAAGCAATAAGGGACGTTGTTTTTTCCTTTGTACTTCTCATCAAATGGTACGCGGTTTGGCTGAAGAGTTCCGGGCCAGTATGACATTGCCGGTATTGGTGCAAGGAGAGACAAGCAAAGGGCAATTGCTGTCACAATTTATTTCTGCGGGTAATGCACTGCTGGTGGCCACAGGGAGTTTCTGGGAAGGCGTGGATGTTCGTGGTGATGCGTTATCCTGTGTCATTATTGATAAATTACCCTTTACCGCTCCGGATGATCCTCTACTCAAAGCACGTATTGAAGATTGTCAGCTTAAGGGCGGCGATGCTTTTAATGAAGTTCAATTACCTGATGCGGTGATCAGTCTGAAGCAGGGAATAGGACGCCTCATTCGTGATATTGACGACTATGGCGTTGTGGTCATTTGTGATAACCGATTAGTGATGCGTCCATATGGTGAAGTATTTCTGAATAGTTTACCGCCAGCACTTCGTACTCGTGATTTATCAAAAGCAATAACGTTTCTTAAATCACGTCCATCATAG